A genomic window from Martelella lutilitoris includes:
- a CDS encoding invasion associated locus B family protein yields MFAKRIVLVLVILFTGASIASAQTPTPIQKFDAWVAYSYNSDAGKVCYVLSVPAKKEPANVDHGDNFFVVTKYPGQNVTLEPQAMMGYNLREGSTIDVIVDGKSFPMYHKGQGGWLENAAQEPALVAAMKAGRTMEVKATSARGTNTTHTYSLIGITAALDKISACK; encoded by the coding sequence ATGTTTGCAAAAAGAATCGTCCTCGTACTGGTCATTCTGTTCACCGGCGCCTCGATCGCTTCCGCGCAGACGCCGACACCGATCCAGAAATTCGACGCCTGGGTCGCCTATTCCTACAATTCCGATGCCGGCAAGGTCTGCTATGTCCTTTCGGTGCCGGCCAAGAAGGAGCCGGCCAATGTCGACCACGGCGACAATTTCTTCGTCGTTACCAAATATCCGGGTCAGAACGTCACGCTCGAGCCTCAGGCCATGATGGGCTACAATCTGCGCGAAGGTTCGACCATCGACGTCATCGTCGATGGCAAGAGCTTCCCGATGTACCACAAGGGCCAGGGCGGCTGGCTGGAGAACGCGGCGCAGGAGCCGGCGCTGGTGGCGGCCATGAAGGCCGGCCGGACGATGGAGGTGAAGGCCACCTCCGCGCGCGGCACCAACACCACGCATACCTATTCGCTGATCGGCATTACCGCGGCGCTCGACAAGATCAGCGCCTGCAAATAG
- a CDS encoding ABC transporter ATP-binding protein, translating to MSENLITLDNAHLTLGKGSAAVHVLKGMSVDIGRGESVGILGPSGSGKSTLLMVIAGLERLDSGEITIDGTALSALSEDALAAFRGENIGIVFQSFHLIANMTALENTAIPLELAGRADAFERARAALESVGLGHRMTHYPGQLSGGEQQRVAIARALAPEPSVLIADEPTGNLDGDTGAQIADLLFDRQRDSGTTLVLVTHDPALAARCDRQVQVRSGEIVGHERAGVAE from the coding sequence TTGTCTGAAAATCTGATCACGCTCGACAATGCCCACCTCACCCTCGGCAAGGGTTCGGCCGCCGTCCACGTGCTGAAGGGTATGTCCGTTGACATTGGCCGCGGCGAATCCGTCGGCATTCTCGGTCCGTCGGGTTCGGGCAAATCGACGCTGCTGATGGTGATAGCGGGGCTCGAACGGCTCGACAGCGGCGAGATCACGATAGACGGTACGGCGCTTTCCGCCCTTTCGGAAGATGCGCTGGCAGCCTTTCGCGGCGAAAATATCGGCATCGTCTTCCAGTCCTTCCACCTGATCGCCAACATGACGGCGCTCGAAAACACCGCCATTCCGCTGGAGCTTGCCGGCCGCGCCGATGCCTTTGAGCGCGCCCGCGCGGCACTTGAGAGCGTCGGCCTCGGCCACCGGATGACGCATTATCCGGGCCAGCTTTCCGGCGGCGAACAGCAGCGCGTGGCAATCGCCCGCGCGCTCGCCCCCGAACCATCCGTGCTGATCGCCGACGAGCCGACCGGCAATCTCGACGGCGACACCGGCGCACAGATCGCCGACCTTCTGTTCGACCGCCAGCGCGACAGCGGCACGACGCTGGTGCTCGTCACCCACGACCCCGCACTTGCCGCGCGCTGCGACCGGCAGGTCCAGGTCCGCTCCGGCGAGATCGTCGGCCATGAGCGCGCCGGGGTCGCCGAGTGA
- a CDS encoding YkvA family protein gives MSDIKYGDILEPGDEETRAENERTVREGFWAKLRRTAAHIPFARDAVAAYYCATDRDTPLGARVVLYSALAYFIMPADLIPDIFLFVGFTDDLAVLTTALTMIRRNMRIEHYDRADRALTTLDTD, from the coding sequence ATGAGTGACATCAAGTATGGAGACATCCTCGAACCCGGCGACGAGGAGACCAGGGCCGAAAACGAAAGGACGGTGCGGGAGGGGTTCTGGGCGAAACTGCGCAGGACGGCCGCTCATATTCCCTTTGCCCGCGATGCCGTGGCTGCCTATTACTGCGCGACCGACCGCGACACGCCGCTTGGCGCCCGCGTGGTGCTCTATTCGGCGCTGGCCTATTTCATCATGCCGGCCGATCTTATTCCGGACATCTTCCTGTTCGTCGGCTTTACCGACGATCTGGCCGTGCTGACCACGGCGTTGACGATGATCCGCAGAAATATGAGAATAGAGCATTATGACCGTGCAGACCGGGCGCTGACGACGCTGGATACCGACTAA
- a CDS encoding TetR family transcriptional regulator codes for MRRPRRSAEETREAILETAERLFRARGYSAVSIADIAGELGMSPANVFKHFRSKLTLGRAIAYRHARRLAERCSIEDLSDPPDRRLTTFLSRLSREHVRDKRENQYLFEMIPLVLEDPAKGGRIYRRLVEEKLCSLIAEGMEEGIYGPGDPALDAAAIVDMLGCVLNPRMISCADPATLADKTQLIVALVDGGLKNRVVK; via the coding sequence ATGCGCAGACCGCGGCGATCGGCAGAAGAAACACGCGAGGCCATCCTCGAAACGGCCGAACGCCTGTTTCGCGCGCGCGGTTACAGTGCGGTTTCGATCGCCGATATCGCGGGCGAGCTCGGCATGTCGCCGGCCAACGTCTTCAAGCATTTCCGCAGCAAGCTGACGCTGGGGCGGGCCATTGCCTATCGTCATGCCCGCCGCCTTGCCGAACGCTGCTCGATCGAGGACCTTTCGGACCCGCCGGACCGGCGGCTGACAACCTTCCTGTCGCGGCTTTCGCGCGAACATGTGCGCGACAAGCGCGAGAACCAGTACCTGTTCGAGATGATCCCGCTGGTGCTGGAAGATCCGGCCAAGGGCGGCCGCATCTATCGCCGGCTCGTCGAGGAGAAACTGTGCTCGCTGATCGCCGAAGGCATGGAGGAGGGGATCTACGGTCCGGGCGATCCCGCGCTCGATGCCGCCGCGATCGTCGACATGCTGGGCTGCGTCCTCAATCCGCGCATGATTTCATGTGCCGATCCCGCAACACTGGCTGACAAAACGCAGCTGATCGTCGCCCTTGTCGACGGCGGATTGAAAAACCGCGTTGTAAAGTGA
- a CDS encoding phosphoribosylaminoimidazolesuccinocarboxamide synthase, protein MRILDEAFFPELPNYYRGKVRENYDLPDGRRIIITTDRISAFDRVLASIPHKGAILTQIARFWFDATADIADNHVVAYPDPNVVVGKRLDILPVEIIVRGYLAGTTDTSVLTRYKRGERRLYGFDFPDGMRDNQVLPDPIITPTSKAFDGGHDEPLTADEIIERGLLTKARWEEVSEKALALFARGQEMAARQGLILADTKYEFGIDAEGNLLLADEIHTPDSSRYWMADSYQARFADGERPESFDKDFIRSWVVERCDPYSDPIPEIPRDVIEAASGVYARAFEMITGTPFVPDESGASVKDRVRANLAAYYPEADWGEG, encoded by the coding sequence TTGCGCATTCTCGATGAAGCCTTTTTCCCGGAACTGCCGAATTATTACCGCGGCAAGGTGAGGGAGAACTACGACCTGCCGGACGGGCGCCGGATCATCATCACCACCGACCGAATCAGCGCCTTCGACCGGGTCCTGGCCTCCATTCCGCACAAGGGCGCTATCCTGACGCAGATCGCGCGTTTCTGGTTCGACGCGACCGCCGATATCGCTGACAATCATGTCGTCGCCTATCCGGACCCGAACGTCGTCGTCGGCAAGAGGCTTGATATCCTGCCGGTCGAGATCATCGTGCGCGGTTATCTTGCAGGCACCACCGACACCTCCGTGCTGACCCGCTACAAGCGCGGCGAGCGCAGGCTCTATGGCTTCGACTTTCCGGACGGGATGCGCGACAATCAGGTCCTGCCGGACCCGATCATCACGCCGACAAGCAAGGCCTTCGACGGCGGTCACGACGAACCGCTGACGGCTGACGAGATCATCGAACGCGGCCTCCTGACCAAGGCGCGCTGGGAGGAAGTTTCCGAAAAGGCGCTTGCGCTTTTTGCCCGCGGCCAGGAAATGGCTGCGCGCCAGGGTCTGATCCTTGCCGACACGAAATACGAGTTTGGTATCGATGCCGAGGGCAATCTTCTGCTCGCCGACGAGATCCATACGCCCGATTCGAGCCGCTACTGGATGGCCGACAGCTATCAGGCGCGCTTTGCTGACGGCGAACGGCCGGAAAGCTTCGACAAGGATTTCATCCGCTCCTGGGTGGTAGAGCGCTGCGATCCCTATTCGGACCCGATCCCCGAGATCCCGCGCGATGTGATCGAGGCGGCGTCCGGCGTCTACGCCCGGGCCTTCGAAATGATCACGGGAACGCCGTTCGTGCCGGATGAGAGCGGCGCAAGCGTGAAGGACCGGGTGCGCGCCAACCTCGCTGCCTATTATCCGGAGGCCGACTGGGGAGAGGGGTGA
- a CDS encoding arylesterase, whose amino-acid sequence MRLKATVPIVFAFLAALVAALPSKAREPVNLVVLGDSLVAGYELGPAEDYPAQLEAALTEAGYQVAVANAGVSGDTTSGGLARVNWSVPDGTDGVILELGANDALRGVAPQKAKENLAAIIESLQDRDIPVMLMGMMAPPNMGADYADAFNPIYEALAEQYGVPLYPFFLDGVAANAALQLSDGMHPNADGVAVMVENTLPAVTAFIDTIGGQTN is encoded by the coding sequence ATGCGATTGAAAGCGACGGTGCCGATTGTTTTTGCGTTTCTGGCGGCGCTTGTGGCTGCCTTGCCATCAAAAGCGCGTGAACCGGTCAATCTCGTGGTGTTGGGTGATAGCCTGGTCGCCGGCTACGAGCTTGGCCCCGCTGAAGATTATCCGGCACAGCTTGAAGCGGCCTTGACCGAGGCCGGCTATCAGGTCGCCGTCGCCAATGCCGGCGTTTCCGGCGATACGACGAGCGGCGGCCTGGCGCGGGTCAACTGGTCGGTGCCCGACGGCACGGACGGGGTGATCCTCGAACTCGGCGCCAATGACGCGCTGCGCGGCGTCGCGCCGCAAAAGGCGAAGGAGAACCTCGCCGCCATCATCGAGAGCCTCCAGGATCGCGATATTCCTGTGATGCTGATGGGGATGATGGCGCCGCCAAATATGGGCGCGGACTATGCGGACGCCTTCAATCCGATCTACGAAGCGCTTGCCGAACAATACGGCGTTCCGCTCTATCCGTTCTTTCTCGATGGCGTCGCCGCCAATGCGGCGCTGCAGCTTTCCGACGGCATGCATCCCAATGCCGACGGCGTCGCGGTAATGGTCGAAAACACGCTTCCCGCCGTAACAGCCTTCATCGACACTATCGGGGGACAAACAAATTAA
- a CDS encoding efflux RND transporter periplasmic adaptor subunit produces the protein MPPPQVGVITLEKQSVPITTTLPARAVAYRSAEIRPQVSGIITEKAFKDGAFVQQGDLLYQIEQDTYEANLALAQASLDKANATVPGLEANYERYKRIVNQGATEIQLTDARTAYEQALADVESAKASVKTAEINLGHTDITAPFKGVLGVSNISIGNLASPSSTTPLVSLNQLDPIYVDMYESAAQVLSASGKYPDFKSEQDLSSVKVVVKLDDGSDYSVAGHLDVSERTVNESTGTVNLRAVFDNPDNVLLPGMFVRATLTVAEEEGYLIPQLAAQIEAGGKVSAMFVTNDNKVETRVFQNVRVSNDSWLVTDKVSDGDRLIVDGFQRLVGGITDVTPVPVKINEDGVVVDANSDSGSSSGSSSGSGSGGGASGSSSSGGNG, from the coding sequence ATGCCGCCGCCCCAGGTGGGCGTGATCACGCTTGAAAAGCAGTCCGTGCCGATCACCACGACGCTTCCGGCGCGCGCGGTCGCCTACCGGTCTGCCGAAATCCGGCCGCAAGTCAGTGGCATCATTACCGAAAAGGCCTTCAAGGACGGCGCCTTCGTCCAGCAGGGAGACCTTCTCTACCAGATCGAGCAGGATACTTACGAGGCCAATCTGGCCCTGGCGCAGGCCTCGCTCGACAAGGCGAATGCCACCGTGCCGGGCCTCGAGGCCAATTACGAGCGCTACAAACGCATCGTCAACCAGGGCGCCACCGAAATCCAGCTGACCGACGCGCGGACCGCCTACGAGCAGGCGCTGGCCGATGTCGAATCAGCCAAGGCTTCTGTGAAGACGGCCGAGATCAATCTCGGCCACACCGACATCACCGCGCCGTTCAAAGGCGTGCTGGGCGTCTCCAATATCTCGATCGGCAACCTTGCTTCGCCGTCGTCAACCACGCCGCTCGTCAGTCTCAACCAGCTCGATCCGATCTATGTCGACATGTACGAGTCGGCCGCCCAGGTGCTGAGCGCTTCCGGGAAGTATCCGGACTTCAAGAGCGAGCAGGACCTTTCGAGCGTCAAGGTTGTCGTCAAGCTCGACGACGGCAGCGACTATTCGGTCGCCGGTCATCTCGACGTCTCCGAGCGGACGGTGAACGAATCGACCGGCACGGTCAATCTGCGCGCCGTGTTCGACAATCCCGACAACGTCCTGCTCCCCGGCATGTTCGTGCGCGCCACGCTGACGGTGGCCGAGGAAGAAGGCTACCTCATTCCGCAGCTTGCGGCCCAGATCGAGGCCGGCGGCAAGGTCTCGGCGATGTTCGTCACGAACGACAACAAGGTCGAGACGCGCGTGTTCCAGAATGTGCGGGTATCCAACGACTCCTGGCTGGTGACCGACAAGGTGTCGGACGGCGACCGCCTGATCGTCGATGGCTTCCAGCGTCTGGTGGGCGGCATCACCGATGTCACGCCTGTGCCGGTCAAGATCAACGAGGACGGCGTTGTGGTCGATGCGAATTCGGACTCCGGTTCGTCCTCGGGATCGTCTTCCGGTTCCGGCTCGGGTGGCGGCGCGTCGGGCTCATCGTCATCAGGCGGAAACGGCTGA
- a CDS encoding low molecular weight protein-tyrosine-phosphatase codes for MAQPEKRSILFVCSGNICRSPLAEGVFTHLAAQAGRSDEFSADSAGIGNWHEGELPDPRSRATARRYGFDISGQRARQIRPVDFSRFSIILGMDSGNMAALKRLAGTSAAAEVALFSEYTLGERRDVPDPYYGGDDGFETVYHMLLAGCQSLMSKL; via the coding sequence ATGGCACAACCTGAAAAACGCTCCATTCTCTTCGTTTGCAGCGGCAATATCTGTCGTTCACCGCTCGCCGAGGGCGTGTTCACGCATCTTGCCGCACAGGCCGGACGCAGCGACGAATTCAGCGCCGATTCCGCCGGCATCGGCAACTGGCACGAAGGCGAGCTCCCCGACCCGCGGTCGCGCGCGACGGCCAGGCGCTACGGCTTCGACATCTCCGGCCAGCGCGCGCGGCAGATCAGACCTGTCGACTTCAGCCGGTTCTCGATCATTCTCGGCATGGACAGCGGCAATATGGCCGCGCTGAAACGGCTTGCCGGCACCAGCGCCGCTGCCGAAGTCGCGCTGTTTTCGGAATATACACTCGGCGAGCGCCGGGACGTGCCGGATCCCTATTACGGCGGCGATGACGGGTTTGAGACCGTCTACCACATGCTTTTGGCGGGCTGCCAGTCGCTCATGTCGAAGCTGTAG
- the rlmN gene encoding 23S rRNA (adenine(2503)-C(2))-methyltransferase RlmN → MSAVETIDIEAERAKPRPKSAAGNTLIGLSKPELAEALSSIGVPDKQIRMRVNQVWNWLYVRGVSDFSEMTNMAKDLRAKLAETFDIARPEIVTEQISTDGTRKWLMRFPAHGAGRPVEIETVYIPEEDRGTLCISSQVGCTLTCSFCHTGTQRLVRNLRPEEILAQLLVARDALGDFPNRDAPNGAFIPESDRKVTNIVMMGMGEPLYNFEAVKKALLIASAEDGLSLSKRRITLSTSGVVPEIYRTGDEIGCMLAISLHAVRDDLRNILVPINKKYPLEQLIKACREYPGLSNARRITFEYVMLKDVNDSLEDARDLVKLLKGIPAKINLIPFNPWPGSNYQCSDWETIERFADFINQAGYASPIRTPRGRDILAACGQLKSESERMRKTERLAYEAMMIANHGD, encoded by the coding sequence ATGTCCGCTGTCGAAACCATCGATATCGAAGCCGAGCGCGCCAAACCGCGGCCGAAATCGGCTGCCGGGAACACGCTGATCGGTCTTTCCAAGCCGGAACTGGCCGAAGCGCTGTCTTCGATCGGCGTGCCGGACAAGCAGATCCGCATGCGCGTCAACCAGGTCTGGAACTGGCTCTATGTGCGCGGCGTCTCCGATTTTTCCGAGATGACCAATATGGCGAAGGACCTGCGGGCGAAGCTGGCGGAGACCTTCGACATCGCACGGCCGGAGATCGTCACGGAACAGATATCGACCGACGGCACCCGCAAATGGCTGATGCGCTTTCCCGCCCACGGCGCCGGACGCCCGGTGGAAATCGAGACGGTCTATATCCCGGAAGAAGATCGCGGCACGCTGTGCATTTCGAGCCAGGTCGGCTGCACGCTCACCTGTTCCTTCTGTCACACAGGCACGCAGCGTCTGGTGCGCAATCTGCGGCCGGAGGAAATTCTCGCGCAGCTTCTCGTTGCGCGTGACGCGCTCGGCGATTTCCCGAACCGCGATGCGCCGAACGGCGCCTTCATTCCCGAATCCGACCGCAAGGTCACCAATATCGTGATGATGGGCATGGGCGAGCCGCTCTACAATTTCGAGGCCGTGAAGAAGGCGCTGCTGATCGCCTCCGCCGAGGACGGGCTGTCGCTGTCGAAGCGCCGGATCACGCTGTCGACCTCCGGCGTGGTGCCTGAGATCTACCGCACGGGCGATGAGATCGGCTGCATGCTGGCGATCTCGCTGCATGCGGTGCGCGATGACCTGCGCAACATTCTGGTGCCGATCAACAAAAAGTATCCGCTGGAGCAATTGATCAAGGCCTGCCGGGAGTATCCCGGCCTTTCCAATGCGCGCCGGATCACCTTCGAATATGTGATGCTGAAGGACGTCAATGACAGTCTGGAGGATGCGCGCGATCTGGTGAAGCTCCTGAAGGGCATTCCCGCGAAGATCAATCTGATCCCGTTCAACCCCTGGCCGGGGTCGAACTACCAGTGTTCCGATTGGGAGACGATCGAGCGTTTCGCCGATTTCATCAACCAGGCCGGCTATGCCTCGCCGATCCGCACCCCGCGCGGCCGCGACATTCTCGCGGCCTGCGGACAGCTCAAGTCGGAATCGGAACGCATGCGCAAGACCGAGCGCCTGGCCTACGAGGCGATGATGATCGCCAATCACGGGGATTGA
- a CDS encoding LysE family translocator → MDFIPSLPVLLAFSAATLLLALTPGPDMTLSINKALKEGRAAGLAVLIGTNLGLCVHTMLVAFGVSALIVASPTAFMILKTGGAAYLFWIAAMAIRKGSNFVLEAEARTERRRGRVRAAIASGFWVNLLNPKVIIFFMTFLPQFVEAGDPHVTGKLIFLGFTFIAVALLPTVAIVVAADRLSGWLMAHKRVLRAIDYLFAGVFSLFAVKILLTQAR, encoded by the coding sequence ATGGATTTCATACCCTCGCTCCCCGTGCTTCTCGCCTTTTCGGCGGCAACCCTGCTTCTGGCGCTGACCCCCGGCCCCGACATGACGCTATCGATCAACAAGGCGCTGAAGGAGGGTCGGGCCGCGGGTCTTGCCGTGCTGATCGGCACCAATCTCGGCCTTTGCGTCCACACGATGCTGGTCGCCTTCGGCGTTTCCGCCCTGATCGTCGCCTCGCCGACGGCCTTCATGATCCTGAAGACAGGGGGCGCTGCCTATCTGTTCTGGATCGCGGCGATGGCGATCCGCAAGGGCAGCAATTTCGTGCTGGAGGCGGAAGCGAGAACGGAGCGCAGGCGCGGTCGCGTGAGGGCGGCAATCGCAAGCGGATTCTGGGTCAATCTCTTGAACCCGAAAGTCATCATCTTTTTCATGACATTCCTGCCGCAGTTTGTGGAAGCCGGAGATCCGCACGTCACCGGAAAGCTGATCTTCCTCGGCTTCACCTTCATCGCCGTGGCGCTTCTGCCGACGGTCGCCATCGTCGTCGCCGCCGACCGTCTATCCGGCTGGCTGATGGCCCACAAACGCGTGCTGCGCGCCATCGACTACCTGTTCGCCGGCGTGTTTTCGCTGTTTGCGGTGAAAATATTGCTGACGCAGGCGCGGTGA
- a CDS encoding 4a-hydroxytetrahydrobiopterin dehydratase, whose translation MNDARLEPEALRTAMQSCGNWAISEDDTAISRDFKFTDFREAFAFMSECALAAERLDHHPEWSNVYNRVGVSLTTHSSGGISARDIEMAGIMDRAASRFGV comes from the coding sequence ATGAATGATGCGCGACTGGAACCTGAAGCGCTGCGGACGGCCATGCAATCGTGCGGGAACTGGGCGATCAGCGAGGACGACACCGCGATCTCCCGTGATTTCAAGTTTACCGATTTTCGCGAGGCCTTTGCCTTCATGAGCGAATGCGCGCTCGCCGCAGAGCGCCTTGATCACCATCCCGAATGGAGCAATGTCTATAACCGCGTCGGCGTTTCGCTGACCACGCATTCCTCCGGCGGCATCAGCGCCCGCGACATCGAGATGGCCGGCATCATGGACAGGGCGGCAAGCCGTTTCGGCGTTTGA
- the thpR gene encoding RNA 2',3'-cyclic phosphodiesterase: MPRIFTALEIPREQALSLSLLRGGLPGARWIDVENYHITLRFIGDVDFRTADEVVHWLDRIERPSFQLSLTGTGAFGNKKPHAIWAGVSPAPELFALQGEIDRICQRLGLKADPRKFTPHVTLARLRGSKVQDVVEYLSARGNFQTLPFTVPRFVLMSSRDSVGGGPYQVEEAFDLYDPSEAYSFDMSDWQPAKSMW; encoded by the coding sequence ATGCCGAGAATTTTCACCGCCCTCGAAATCCCGCGCGAACAGGCGTTAAGTCTTTCGCTGTTGCGCGGCGGCCTGCCCGGGGCCCGCTGGATCGATGTGGAAAATTACCACATCACCCTGCGGTTCATCGGCGATGTCGATTTTCGCACCGCCGACGAGGTGGTCCATTGGCTCGACCGGATCGAGCGACCCTCCTTTCAATTGAGCCTCACCGGAACCGGTGCCTTCGGCAACAAGAAGCCGCACGCGATCTGGGCCGGCGTTTCGCCGGCGCCGGAGCTTTTCGCGTTGCAGGGCGAGATCGACCGGATTTGTCAGCGGTTGGGGCTGAAGGCCGATCCGCGCAAGTTCACGCCGCACGTGACGCTGGCGCGGCTTCGCGGATCGAAGGTGCAGGACGTGGTGGAATATCTTTCCGCCCGCGGCAATTTCCAGACCTTGCCCTTTACGGTGCCGCGCTTTGTGCTGATGTCGTCGCGCGATTCCGTCGGCGGCGGACCCTACCAGGTGGAAGAGGCCTTCGATCTTTATGATCCGAGCGAGGCCTACAGCTTCGACATGAGCGACTGGCAGCCCGCCAAAAGCATGTGGTAG